One segment of candidate division WOR-3 bacterium DNA contains the following:
- a CDS encoding bifunctional nuclease family protein, with amino-acid sequence MVLLKEKYGERTLPIWIGDNEAMAIAMFLEGYKPPRPLTHDLMKTLLDALESKIVKVVINDLKDETYYARIYIESDGKLISIDARPSDSIALALRANATIFVADEIMARNGIVFKDDASNSLKDKLRDTKPEEFGKYEIK; translated from the coding sequence GTGGTATTATTGAAGGAGAAATACGGCGAACGCACACTGCCCATATGGATTGGCGATAATGAGGCGATGGCTATTGCAATGTTTTTGGAAGGTTATAAACCACCCCGACCTCTTACCCATGATTTGATGAAAACCCTACTTGACGCCCTGGAGAGTAAAATCGTTAAGGTGGTTATCAACGATCTGAAGGATGAAACTTATTATGCTCGGATATATATTGAGAGTGACGGTAAGTTGATTTCGATAGATGCGCGTCCGTCTGATTCGATAGCCCTGGCACTTCGGGCTAATGCCACGATTTTTGTGGCGGATGAGATAATGGCACGGAATGGAATTGTATTTAAGGATGATGCCTCAAATTCACTCAAAGATAAGTTACGAGATACAAAACCTGAAGAATTTGGTAAATACGAGATTAAATAA
- the lepB gene encoding signal peptidase I, protein MERLKREIYSWTLVIIVVLILRAVFVEAYVIPTGSMENTLLIGDALLVNRFIYGVKFPYTQLQIIPGRMPKRGEIIVFKYPFENRDFVKRCVAVEGDTVKIVNKVLYVNGKPVDEPYKIHRDPRILPGYTNTHPNYQKNWEEAKFADLYGIYIRDNFGPVVVPKDCVFAMGDNRDNSMDSRFWGPLHKKYLKGKPLFIYFSFNPGREASSLWDIIQFWRWKALRLNRIGRII, encoded by the coding sequence ATGGAACGTCTGAAGCGCGAAATATATTCCTGGACGCTGGTGATAATCGTGGTTTTGATTTTAAGGGCGGTATTTGTGGAAGCTTATGTCATCCCCACTGGTTCCATGGAAAATACCCTGCTCATCGGGGACGCCCTCCTGGTGAACCGGTTTATTTATGGGGTAAAATTCCCTTACACCCAATTGCAGATAATACCCGGGCGTATGCCCAAAAGGGGCGAGATCATCGTATTCAAATATCCTTTTGAGAATCGTGATTTTGTCAAAAGATGCGTGGCGGTGGAAGGCGATACGGTGAAAATCGTAAATAAAGTATTGTATGTGAATGGTAAACCAGTCGATGAACCTTATAAAATTCATCGTGACCCTCGAATTCTCCCGGGATATACAAATACTCATCCCAATTATCAAAAAAACTGGGAAGAGGCAAAATTTGCCGACCTTTATGGTATTTACATCCGGGACAATTTCGGACCGGTTGTTGTACCGAAGGATTGTGTTTTTGCGATGGGTGATAACCGGGATAATTCCATGGATTCCAGATTCTGGGGTCCATTACACAAAAAATATTTGAAAGGCAAGCCTTTGTTTATTTATTTTTCGTTTAATCCGGGCCGCGAGGCATCAAGTCTCTGGGATATAATCCAGTTCTGGAGATGGAAGGCATTGCGTCTGAACCGTATCGGCAGAATAATATAA
- the rbr gene encoding rubrerythrin, with protein MAKTLKGTKTERNLLIAFAGESQARNRYTYFASAARKEGYEQIAAIFLETADNEKEHAKVFFKYLEGGDLEITAAYPAGMIKDTLTNLQSAADGERYEWSKLYADFAREADEEGFTEIAQSFREIAKVEQFHESRYRKLMENVKNGTVFKKSQTVKWHCRNCGYIYEGTEAPKECPACRHPQSFYEILAENY; from the coding sequence ATGGCTAAGACTTTAAAAGGAACCAAGACCGAAAGAAATTTGTTGATTGCCTTTGCCGGCGAAAGCCAGGCAAGAAATCGTTATACCTATTTTGCCTCAGCAGCGCGTAAAGAAGGTTACGAACAGATTGCGGCGATATTTTTAGAAACCGCTGATAACGAAAAGGAACATGCCAAGGTCTTCTTCAAATACCTTGAAGGAGGTGATTTAGAAATCACCGCTGCCTATCCCGCAGGGATGATAAAAGATACGCTCACCAATTTGCAATCCGCGGCAGATGGCGAAAGGTATGAATGGTCGAAGTTATATGCCGATTTTGCCCGGGAAGCGGACGAAGAGGGGTTTACCGAGATTGCCCAATCTTTTCGTGAAATTGCCAAAGTGGAGCAGTTCCATGAATCTCGATACCGAAAATTAATGGAGAATGTTAAAAACGGCACAGTCTTTAAGAAAAGCCAAACAGTAAAGTGGCACTGCCGGAATTGTGGTTACATTTACGAAGGCACTGAGGCACCCAAAGAGTGCCCGGCATGTCGCCATCCCCAATCCTTTTACGAAATACTCGCGGAGAATTATTGA
- the hisS gene encoding histidine--tRNA ligase, with translation MMRYQKPKGTRDIYGQELERIEHINHIARKFFKLNGFIEIKTPTFESVELFIRSIGEHTDIVEKEMYTFEHDEKLYVLRPEGTAAVLRAVLENRINPPCRLLYIGQMFRKEKPQKGRYREFLQIGIELIGESAPFYDAECINLAKRFLNSIGTTEFLLELNSIGCPGCREAYKRILNDFLKSKKDALCVDCQRRFEKNFLRIFDCKNSNCQEIYEEAPKITDNLCHDCQTHYLKTKEFLERLDIEFIENKKLVRGLDYYTRTVFEFKLKGLGAQDTIVAGGRYDLLMKELGGDDTPCVGWAMGVERMLLALPENLPVIKKNKRFFVAIMGEGLFDEGVKLRDTIINKGGICLIGNPLDKIKSQLKEANHYRVDYVIIYGEDEARKGVYTIKDMSTGEQKEIARIELENYLISIIKE, from the coding sequence ATGATGAGATATCAGAAACCAAAAGGGACAAGGGATATTTATGGTCAGGAATTGGAACGTATTGAACACATAAATCACATTGCCAGAAAGTTTTTTAAACTCAATGGTTTTATAGAGATAAAAACGCCGACCTTTGAATCCGTTGAACTCTTTATTCGTTCTATTGGCGAACACACCGATATTGTAGAGAAAGAGATGTATACATTTGAACATGATGAAAAACTATATGTCCTCAGACCTGAAGGGACCGCTGCAGTTTTGAGAGCAGTCTTGGAAAATAGAATAAATCCTCCCTGCCGGTTGCTTTATATTGGTCAGATGTTTCGTAAGGAAAAACCCCAGAAGGGCAGGTATCGCGAATTTCTTCAGATTGGTATTGAATTGATTGGTGAGTCGGCACCATTCTATGATGCGGAATGTATAAACCTGGCAAAGAGATTTTTAAATTCAATTGGTACAACCGAATTTCTACTTGAGTTAAATTCTATCGGCTGTCCAGGATGCAGAGAGGCGTATAAAAGAATCCTCAATGATTTTTTGAAGTCGAAGAAGGATGCCCTCTGCGTTGATTGCCAGCGGCGCTTTGAAAAAAATTTTTTGCGGATATTCGACTGTAAAAATAGCAACTGTCAGGAGATTTATGAAGAGGCGCCAAAGATTACTGATAATTTGTGCCATGATTGTCAAACGCATTATTTGAAGACTAAAGAATTTCTGGAGAGACTGGATATTGAATTTATTGAGAATAAAAAATTGGTGCGTGGTCTTGATTATTATACCAGGACGGTTTTTGAATTTAAATTAAAGGGTTTGGGTGCCCAGGATACCATCGTGGCAGGTGGGCGATACGATTTATTGATGAAAGAACTCGGGGGAGATGATACCCCCTGTGTTGGTTGGGCCATGGGTGTGGAACGGATGCTGCTCGCACTTCCGGAGAATCTCCCTGTAATAAAGAAGAACAAGAGATTTTTTGTCGCGATAATGGGTGAAGGTTTATTTGATGAGGGTGTGAAATTGAGGGATACGATAATAAATAAAGGCGGAATTTGCCTGATAGGGAATCCCCTTGATAAGATTAAAAGCCAATTAAAAGAAGCAAACCATTACCGGGTTGACTATGTTATTATTTATGGCGAAGATGAAGCAAGAAAAGGTGTTTATACAATAAAGGACATGTCAACCGGCGAACAAAAAGAGATCGCCAGGATAGAATTAGAAAATTACCTGATTTCGATCATAAAGGAGTGA
- the rlmN gene encoding 23S rRNA (adenine(2503)-C(2))-methyltransferase RlmN: MPFNIKQFSIKELEDFFANRQIERYRGRQVFQWLWQKGVDDFQMMTNLSLALRKVLSEEFVIGASKLIETVRACDGAEKFLWELEDGHLIESVFIPETPRRTLCVSSQVGCPLGCLFCATGLMGFKRNLKGYEIADQVQLVQKLRNEKLTNIVFMGMGEPLLNIKNVFAALEIITSSIGLGISQRHITISTAGIISGMEELLNSRWKVKLAISLNFVDQALREKFMPVAKSNPIKEILKLARRYSEKKEMVTFEYVLIKGVNDSVDDANHLLKLLKGMPAKINLIPYNEYPGLPYAAPQLDQILRFQKILLDSPHPVTLRKSKGKEILAGCGQLAAGFAPSQNIQ; the protein is encoded by the coding sequence ATGCCCTTTAACATCAAACAGTTTTCGATCAAAGAACTGGAAGATTTTTTTGCCAATCGGCAAATTGAAAGATACCGGGGACGCCAGGTTTTTCAATGGCTCTGGCAAAAGGGCGTCGATGATTTTCAAATGATGACCAATCTTTCTCTTGCGTTGCGCAAGGTTCTCTCTGAAGAATTTGTCATTGGTGCATCCAAACTCATTGAAACTGTGAGAGCTTGTGATGGTGCAGAAAAGTTTTTATGGGAACTTGAGGATGGACATTTGATTGAATCGGTTTTTATACCTGAGACCCCGCGTCGGACACTATGTGTTTCCTCGCAGGTGGGATGTCCACTGGGTTGTCTTTTCTGTGCTACCGGTTTAATGGGTTTCAAAAGAAACCTAAAGGGATACGAAATCGCCGATCAGGTTCAGCTGGTGCAGAAATTGCGGAATGAGAAGTTAACCAATATCGTTTTTATGGGTATGGGTGAGCCGTTGTTGAATATTAAAAATGTCTTTGCTGCATTGGAGATAATTACCTCTTCTATTGGTTTGGGCATCAGTCAGCGTCACATCACCATCTCTACCGCCGGGATAATTTCAGGCATGGAAGAACTTTTAAATTCCCGCTGGAAGGTTAAGCTCGCGATTTCACTGAATTTTGTAGACCAGGCGTTACGGGAAAAATTCATGCCGGTGGCGAAGAGTAATCCCATTAAAGAGATTTTAAAACTTGCCCGTAGATATTCGGAGAAGAAAGAGATGGTCACCTTTGAATATGTCTTGATAAAAGGGGTCAATGATTCGGTGGATGATGCCAACCACCTTTTGAAACTTTTAAAGGGGATGCCGGCAAAGATTAATCTAATTCCGTATAACGAATATCCGGGTTTGCCCTATGCGGCACCGCAGTTGGATCAAATCTTGCGATTCCAAAAAATCTTGCTTGATTCTCCACATCCAGTTACCCTGCGTAAGTCCAAAGGCAAAGAAATCCTCGCGGGCTGTGGTCAACTTGCGGCGGGGTTTGCCCCCTCTCAAAATATTCAATAA
- a CDS encoding purine-nucleoside phosphorylase, giving the protein MPIHLRAQKGDYAETVLVVGDPGRAEFIAGILDNTKLVNKNRGLLGYTGFYRGKRISVQTTGMGCPSAGIVVEELIQLETKRIIRIGTCGGIAEHINALDMIVALTSAPHEGTTYFYLQGEPVAPYATFKILKAADEIARQMGLNLHFGGIASVDVFYSPDPDYVPKLRKKGVLAVEMETSLIYYLCNRSNLETASFLLVSDVVGRGEEFTKFVTDEELKTGMERLIRLVLEVCYKLD; this is encoded by the coding sequence ATGCCAATACATTTACGCGCGCAAAAAGGTGATTATGCAGAGACCGTTTTGGTCGTTGGCGACCCGGGAAGAGCCGAGTTTATTGCCGGTATCCTGGATAATACAAAGCTTGTAAATAAAAATCGTGGACTCTTGGGTTATACAGGTTTTTATCGGGGAAAGAGAATTTCAGTCCAAACGACCGGCATGGGTTGCCCTTCGGCTGGAATTGTGGTAGAAGAGTTGATACAACTCGAGACTAAACGTATTATTCGCATTGGGACATGTGGGGGGATTGCTGAACATATTAATGCACTTGACATGATTGTTGCGTTGACTTCAGCACCCCATGAAGGGACGACCTATTTTTATCTTCAAGGAGAACCGGTCGCACCTTATGCCACATTCAAAATTTTAAAAGCTGCGGACGAAATTGCCAGGCAGATGGGGTTAAACCTTCATTTCGGTGGTATTGCGAGTGTGGATGTCTTTTATAGCCCTGACCCCGATTATGTGCCAAAATTGAGAAAAAAGGGGGTTCTTGCCGTGGAGATGGAGACGAGTTTGATTTATTATCTTTGCAATCGGAGTAACCTGGAGACCGCCTCTTTTTTGTTGGTTTCGGATGTGGTGGGCCGGGGCGAAGAATTTACCAAATTTGTGACGGATGAAGAGTTGAAAACCGGTATGGAAAGATTGATAAGACTGGTTCTGGAAGTTTGTTATAAATTGGATTAA
- a CDS encoding M23 family metallopeptidase, with the protein MRHITHFCLIGLMVLVWGCRSKKKEVSTPTIPAYTEVKKVLKKNEVLQNALSNMLGEPQIAGDIINLLKKCNFPFRRCLPGDTIILVKENDILKKIIYFQKPTLVYYIINNQGLFSLAMKYPYITRMTSILKGNINSTLYESILKRGETPVLVYKFADIFAWEIDFATETQNGDSFFVVFDKVFCDSQFVEYDNIVLVRYKGKIGDYYGIYFNDPAGYDDYYNLKGESLRKALLKSPLRYSYISSYFSKRRYHPILKVWRPHHGLDYVAPVGAPVSSIGDGVVTYKGWKGGYGNLVEIKHKNNFKSRYGHLSKYAPGLYQGKHVKMGELIGYVGSTGLSTGPHLHFELHKDGVPINPLTVKLPRAPSVKKEYLKEFEQLRDSLLAMLIDTLGQNKIYSQ; encoded by the coding sequence ATGAGGCATATTACTCATTTTTGTTTGATCGGGTTGATGGTTTTAGTCTGGGGCTGCCGGAGCAAAAAAAAGGAAGTATCCACCCCCACCATCCCTGCATACACGGAGGTCAAAAAGGTATTGAAGAAAAACGAGGTCTTACAGAATGCCTTAAGCAATATGCTGGGTGAACCCCAAATTGCGGGGGATATCATTAATCTTTTAAAAAAGTGCAATTTCCCATTTAGAAGGTGTCTGCCCGGGGATACAATTATTTTGGTTAAAGAAAATGATATCCTTAAAAAAATTATTTATTTCCAGAAACCGACGCTCGTTTATTATATCATCAATAACCAGGGACTTTTTTCTTTGGCGATGAAATATCCCTATATCACTCGTATGACTTCCATTTTAAAGGGAAACATAAACTCGACACTTTATGAATCAATCTTGAAAAGAGGAGAAACACCCGTTCTGGTCTACAAATTTGCTGACATCTTTGCCTGGGAGATTGATTTTGCGACTGAGACTCAGAATGGCGATTCATTTTTCGTAGTATTTGATAAGGTATTTTGTGACTCCCAGTTTGTAGAATATGATAATATTGTGTTGGTACGCTATAAGGGGAAGATCGGTGACTATTATGGCATCTATTTTAATGACCCTGCCGGTTATGATGACTACTATAATCTTAAGGGTGAATCACTGCGTAAAGCTTTACTCAAGTCGCCGTTGAGGTATAGTTATATCAGCTCTTACTTTTCTAAAAGGAGGTATCATCCTATTCTAAAGGTCTGGCGTCCCCATCATGGACTTGATTATGTAGCACCAGTGGGGGCACCGGTTTCTTCAATTGGTGATGGGGTTGTGACATATAAAGGATGGAAGGGAGGGTATGGCAATCTTGTGGAGATTAAACATAAAAATAATTTTAAATCACGATATGGACATCTATCAAAATATGCCCCCGGACTTTATCAGGGGAAACATGTCAAAATGGGGGAATTGATTGGTTATGTCGGTTCCACAGGCCTCTCCACTGGTCCCCATCTCCATTTTGAATTACATAAAGACGGTGTTCCTATAAATCCCCTGACTGTTAAGTTGCCACGGGCACCTTCGGTCAAGAAGGAATACCTCAAGGAATTTGAACAACTGCGGGACTCATTACTGGCAATGTTGATTGATACATTAGGTCAAAACAAAATTTATAGTCAATAA
- a CDS encoding class I SAM-dependent methyltransferase → MDRNVIGDLRKNWEEFARKDPLWSILPFPEKKGNRWKIEELYQTGNAEIKAVIEYLQSLNLKIKNKRALDFGCGAGRLTQALAQYFELCIGVDISLGMLQIATQHNQFKDRCVYILNCAPDLKIFKDHSFDFIYSSIVFQHLPPKLTLNYLQEFLRIVKKDGVIIFQITTDIIGIANRIRRMISMLLPPLLRQLYKKMRYQTWGIKDMYWIKEDFLNKFIISKGGKIIECVDDFSAMPRYRGKRYCITRHS, encoded by the coding sequence ATGGACCGCAATGTCATTGGCGACCTTCGGAAAAATTGGGAGGAATTTGCACGCAAAGATCCACTCTGGTCAATACTCCCTTTTCCTGAGAAGAAGGGTAACCGCTGGAAGATAGAAGAATTATATCAAACCGGTAACGCCGAAATAAAAGCGGTTATTGAATATCTTCAAAGTTTAAATCTCAAAATAAAAAACAAGCGGGCGCTTGATTTTGGGTGTGGGGCTGGACGTTTGACCCAAGCCCTGGCTCAGTATTTTGAGCTATGCATCGGCGTGGATATTTCACTTGGGATGCTCCAGATCGCCACACAACACAATCAGTTTAAAGACCGCTGTGTTTACATCCTCAATTGCGCTCCGGATTTGAAGATATTTAAAGACCACTCCTTTGATTTCATATACTCCAGTATTGTCTTTCAACATCTTCCTCCCAAATTGACCCTCAACTATCTTCAGGAATTCTTACGCATTGTTAAAAAAGATGGAGTGATAATCTTCCAGATTACCACGGACATTATTGGAATAGCTAACCGGATCCGGAGAATGATAAGTATGCTGCTTCCCCCTCTGCTCAGGCAGTTATATAAAAAAATGCGATACCAAACCTGGGGAATAAAAGATATGTACTGGATCAAGGAAGATTTTTTGAATAAATTTATCATTTCTAAGGGTGGAAAAATCATTGAGTGTGTGGACGATTTCTCAGCCATGCCGCGTTATCGGGGAAAGAGATACTGCATCACCCGCCATTCATGA
- a CDS encoding Lrp/AsnC family transcriptional regulator has product MIIDPIDLKILRHLESQGYAPINEITNKFHITQEEIFLRIKNFEEQGLIAGYGIKLFIPAIIGGRWYRGCAFVDADVEPDIAKVYPLTEEKIVNMTLPNGVLPAYSYFFYARDLKYCYRLLHRTPGVKYVEIYKIAEYNIPVPQEVSTEEWRVIDQFIRSKINFSRIHEVMENPKSEADVRLGRLLLSRKNQQGIFSIFPSINWGVIKNFAHVHLGITTRMRPNELKRFLKQYVIPADIFTKFKKKYLQLEFDLWGFSDLSKILEWVKNERRITIHSISFAQRNEICDEWFKNFVREKAD; this is encoded by the coding sequence GTGATTATTGATCCCATAGATTTAAAGATTCTCCGGCATCTGGAAAGTCAGGGTTATGCTCCGATTAATGAAATAACCAATAAATTTCACATCACCCAAGAAGAGATCTTTCTCCGCATTAAAAATTTTGAGGAACAGGGATTGATTGCCGGCTACGGCATTAAATTATTTATTCCTGCAATCATCGGCGGACGATGGTATCGGGGCTGTGCGTTCGTTGATGCTGATGTTGAACCCGATATTGCAAAAGTTTATCCACTCACCGAAGAGAAGATAGTAAATATGACACTCCCCAACGGAGTTTTACCGGCATATTCCTATTTTTTCTATGCCCGGGATCTGAAATATTGCTACCGCCTCTTACACCGAACACCCGGGGTAAAATATGTAGAGATTTATAAGATTGCCGAGTATAACATTCCGGTACCTCAGGAGGTTTCCACGGAGGAATGGCGTGTAATCGATCAATTCATCCGGTCCAAGATAAACTTTTCGCGCATTCACGAAGTAATGGAGAATCCTAAGTCGGAAGCCGATGTGCGTCTGGGGAGATTGTTGCTCAGCCGAAAAAATCAACAAGGCATATTTTCTATTTTTCCCAGCATCAACTGGGGCGTTATAAAAAACTTCGCACATGTCCATTTAGGAATCACTACAAGGATGCGTCCTAATGAACTTAAACGATTTTTGAAACAGTATGTGATACCGGCTGATATTTTTACTAAATTCAAGAAGAAATATCTACAGTTGGAATTTGATCTCTGGGGTTTCTCGGATTTGAGCAAGATATTAGAATGGGTTAAGAATGAACGTCGGATTACTATTCATTCCATTTCTTTTGCTCAACGCAATGAAATCTGTGACGAGTGGTTCAAGAATTTCGTTCGAGAAAAGGCAGATTGA
- a CDS encoding S8 family serine peptidase — MKWWALLTLTVFMYGVDIHSPSPIQPYIPLPDKDHTIISFSNGIVIDTRYGEPELPDNLRIDSYHGPGYYLIQVDGPVYSHYLDQIKELGINVVGYIPNYALISYATEEQIALANLKPFVRWTGIFQPAYKLQKEVMEGSGTARVTIQLFPDENTNSIASIIQSLGFDVVEVIDHKLCKTIDAIVDLSRVDEVARIAGVQWIQLWSEPTFVNDNCQWVTQTGWRSSVPSDPGARRIWYSGIRGAGTVLSTTDSGIYTSHQQYYDSAYPITAPGVFPNHRKIVAYKLYQGAAFGDQSYNSWHGTHVNCTVAGNDTTLGTSPRDGMAKEAKIYFVDIADASGGLVVPTNLAPMYDTIYLGRGLNYRILQHSGSWGWSNSSGTYLTQDASTDAYIYAHPDFLNLYAAGNEYNPRTIRNPGIAKNVLTVGALQNGTASNQIASFSSRGYTADRRIKPNLTAPGQSIYSAQGNTTYSYWAMSGTSMATPATNGSVGLIRHYLLAGYYPSGAANPSDSIKYQSAALLRAMALVSCDPNVGSFVVPDSNIGWGRIDVDSVLYFTGDTRKLIIKDDTIGVGTGQSKTDSFVVTSSTIPLRVAVAWTDTAAAPNASITLINDLNVSLTAPNGTYYRGNIYSGGASTPNPTTWDNRNVEECFRINNPVTGVWKITVAGQNVPNAPMGFAYAITGGIGTIGIEERTNKTAIKEDFTCNTIANRLLNLKFTLNIQQLVTIKLYDLTGRMVEQLLNQKLNPGEYQINHRLNLPEGIYFVELSTDNATQFRKLVTIH, encoded by the coding sequence ATGAAATGGTGGGCACTCTTAACCCTCACCGTTTTTATGTATGGAGTGGATATCCATTCACCCTCACCAATCCAACCGTATATTCCTCTTCCCGATAAAGATCACACAATCATCTCTTTCTCAAATGGTATCGTCATTGATACCCGATATGGTGAACCCGAACTACCCGATAATCTCAGAATTGATTCTTATCATGGTCCTGGATACTATCTCATACAGGTTGATGGTCCGGTCTATTCCCATTATCTTGACCAGATAAAAGAACTCGGGATCAATGTCGTTGGCTATATTCCGAATTATGCGCTAATCTCTTACGCAACCGAAGAACAGATTGCCCTTGCGAACTTAAAGCCTTTTGTGCGATGGACTGGCATATTCCAGCCTGCATATAAACTCCAGAAGGAAGTAATGGAAGGGAGTGGAACCGCACGCGTGACGATACAATTATTCCCTGATGAAAATACCAATTCTATTGCCAGTATAATCCAATCCCTCGGCTTTGATGTTGTTGAAGTGATTGACCATAAATTATGCAAGACGATTGATGCAATCGTAGACCTAAGCCGTGTTGATGAAGTCGCAAGGATTGCTGGTGTCCAATGGATTCAGCTCTGGTCTGAACCTACGTTCGTAAATGACAATTGCCAGTGGGTGACCCAGACTGGCTGGCGCTCCTCTGTTCCATCTGATCCTGGAGCAAGGAGAATTTGGTATTCAGGTATAAGGGGCGCCGGAACCGTGCTTAGCACTACTGATTCGGGTATTTACACCTCCCATCAGCAATACTATGATTCAGCATACCCTATTACGGCACCTGGAGTATTTCCTAATCACCGTAAGATTGTGGCATACAAACTGTATCAAGGAGCTGCATTTGGCGATCAATCCTATAACTCCTGGCATGGTACCCATGTCAACTGCACGGTGGCAGGAAATGACACAACCTTGGGCACAAGTCCTCGGGATGGTATGGCCAAGGAAGCAAAGATTTACTTTGTAGATATTGCCGATGCATCTGGCGGATTGGTCGTTCCAACAAATCTTGCTCCAATGTACGATACGATCTACCTCGGACGTGGCCTTAATTATCGCATCCTTCAACATTCTGGTTCCTGGGGATGGAGTAATTCCAGTGGCACCTACCTGACCCAGGATGCCTCAACCGATGCCTATATCTATGCCCATCCTGATTTCTTAAACCTGTATGCGGCCGGAAATGAGTACAATCCTCGAACCATCCGCAATCCTGGGATTGCTAAAAATGTTCTGACCGTCGGTGCCCTCCAGAATGGTACCGCTTCCAATCAAATCGCTTCATTCTCAAGCCGAGGTTATACCGCGGATCGAAGAATAAAACCGAATCTTACTGCCCCGGGACAGAGTATCTATTCAGCCCAAGGCAATACCACCTATAGCTACTGGGCAATGTCGGGTACGAGCATGGCAACACCCGCGACCAATGGTTCGGTAGGGCTTATCCGGCATTATCTGCTTGCAGGGTATTATCCCTCAGGGGCAGCCAATCCCTCGGATTCCATAAAATATCAAAGTGCCGCGCTCTTGCGGGCAATGGCACTGGTTTCTTGTGATCCAAATGTTGGTTCATTTGTGGTTCCTGACTCTAACATCGGCTGGGGCAGGATTGATGTGGATAGCGTCCTTTATTTCACCGGTGATACAAGAAAATTGATAATAAAAGATGATACGATAGGCGTGGGAACTGGACAATCAAAGACCGATTCATTTGTGGTGACCTCATCAACAATCCCCTTGAGGGTGGCGGTTGCCTGGACCGATACTGCGGCAGCACCCAATGCCAGCATCACTCTTATCAATGATTTGAATGTGAGTCTTACCGCACCCAACGGAACCTATTACCGCGGAAATATCTACTCCGGTGGTGCCTCAACCCCCAACCCCACGACCTGGGATAACCGGAATGTAGAAGAATGCTTCCGAATAAATAATCCGGTGACTGGTGTCTGGAAAATAACCGTTGCCGGGCAGAATGTCCCCAATGCACCAATGGGTTTTGCCTATGCCATTACCGGTGGTATTGGTACCATTGGCATTGAGGAAAGAACAAACAAGACCGCAATTAAAGAAGACTTCACCTGCAATACCATCGCAAACAGATTATTGAATTTGAAATTCACACTTAATATCCAGCAATTGGTGACGATCAAGCTCTATGATCTGACCGGTAGAATGGTTGAACAGCTTCTGAATCAAAAGTTAAATCCGGGCGAATATCAAATCAACCACCGGCTTAATCTCCCCGAAGGTATCTATTTTGTAGAATTGAGCACCGATAATGCAACACAATTCCGCAAGTTAGTAACAATTCACTAA
- a CDS encoding VanZ family protein gives MKKSIEFLLLIIWIVVIFFLTGYPGLETPKIKEVPVDKFYHFLLFFIYGLLGLKVLNPIIYFISGFVIIITAEVQQIFIPGRDFEILDMLAGAIGLLCYYFIKRMTK, from the coding sequence ATGAAAAAAAGTATTGAGTTTCTGCTTTTAATTATCTGGATTGTGGTGATATTCTTTCTTACCGGCTATCCGGGTCTTGAAACTCCAAAGATTAAGGAGGTGCCGGTTGATAAATTTTACCATTTTCTACTCTTCTTCATCTACGGGCTGCTGGGGCTGAAGGTGTTAAACCCCATCATTTATTTTATCTCGGGTTTCGTAATCATCATCACGGCCGAGGTTCAGCAGATATTTATTCCCGGCAGGGATTTTGAAATCCTTGACATGCTCGCGGGCGCCATTGGTCTTTTGTGTTATTATTTCATAAAAAGAATGACTAAATGA
- a CDS encoding rubredoxin, whose translation MEKWRCAVCGYIYNPEIGDPESGIGPGVLFEELPDSWGCPECGAEKELFELCGEEEDDYGIY comes from the coding sequence ATGGAAAAATGGAGGTGTGCTGTTTGTGGCTATATTTATAATCCCGAAATTGGTGACCCTGAAAGCGGAATCGGTCCAGGGGTTTTGTTTGAAGAATTACCCGATTCTTGGGGATGCCCAGAATGTGGTGCAGAGAAAGAATTATTTGAATTGTGTGGCGAGGAGGAGGATGATTATGGGATTTATTAA